DNA from Aureimonas sp. AU20:
GAAAAGCCCGCCCGCACCCTCTCCCACTTGGAAGCTCAGCGCCTCGGGCGCGATACGGAGCGCCAGCGCGCTTCGCGCGGCGTCGCGCCAACCGTCGAAATCGGCGGGAAAGGCCAGCCTCGCCTCGAACATCGCGCCCTCTCCCGCGTGAACCTTTCGGCCTCAACGTCGGGTCGCGCCGTTCGGCTCCAGCGCTGTTGGTTGTCTGCAGCATCCCGCCGCGAAGCGATGCGCCATTCGGAAGAACGGGGCGGCTGACCGCCGCCCCATCCCGAACCGTCTCAGTTGGAAGAGGGCTTGGCGGCCTTGCCGTCGGCCTCTTCTTCCGCCTCGTCTTCCTCGTCTTCGTCCTCATCCTCCTCCAGATCTTCTCCGAAGGGGAAGGACTCCACCATCTGCTCGACGTCCTCGTAGATTTCGTCGAGGAATTCCATGGCCGCGTCGGCGTCCTCGGTGCCCTGCGTCACCAGCATCGCGAGCTGGATCTTCAGGACGCTGGCGACGTCGTCCAGTTCCATCCCCTGGAAGATCGCCGCGATCTTTTCGGAGATCTCGTCGGTCTTGGCTTCGGTCAGCATGGTCGGGTCTCCTTGGGTTCGGCTGGAGAGAAGAAGGCGATCGTCGGCCGGTGGTTCCGGGTTTCCCGGTCTCGCGCATCCTCTTTGGGCAAGCAGGGCTCCGCTCACCTGGGGCGCCTCTAGCAGAAAGCGAGCGGGCGCACCGGCTTTTTAGCCGCCATCAACGGCAATTTCACGAAACAGGCCTTGGGCACGCCGCCCTCAGGCAGGAGAAGCCCGGCGCGGCGGGCGGCGGGTGCGCGCGGGAGAAGCCGGCGAGGCAGCTGGCGGCGGGGGCGAGGCCGGCGCGGCGGCGGGCGCGGGAGCCCCATCCCCCGCCCCATCCCCCGCCGCGGCCTCCCCGCCCTCCGGCGCCAGCGCACGATAGACCGTCATGCGCGAGACCTTGAGCGCGCGGGCGATGTCGGTCACGCCCTCCCCGGCCGCGCGGCGGCGGCGGATCTCGGCATTGGGCGCGGTGCGCGGGCGGCCCTTGTAGATGCCGCGCTGCTTGGCGGCCTCGATGCCGGCGCGCTGGCGCTCCAGAATGAAGCGATGCTCCATCTCCGCCACCATGCCGAGCACGGTGACGACGATGCGGCCGAGATCGCCGCTGGTGGTGAGTTCGGGATCGAGGACCCTCAGCGAAGCCCCGGCCTTGTCGAGATCGTGGACGATGTTCAGCACGTCGCGCGTCGAGCGCCCGAGTCGGTCGAGCCGCACCACGACGAGTTCGTCCCCCTCACGCAGGAACTGAAGGACCGTCTCCAGCTCGTCCCGCCCGGCCATCGACTTGCCGGACTGCTTTTCGGAGCGGACGATGGTGCAGCCCGCCGCCTTCAGCCGCTCCACCTGAAGCGTCAGGTCCTGGTCGGCGGTGCTGACGCGGGCATATCCGATTCGAGCCATGGGCGATCCGTCACGCTAGGGTCCCCTGTTGTGCGACGCGCCCGACCAGGGGTCAAGCCGCGTCGCCCCCTAGCGCTTCGCTTGGCCGCGGACGCGAAAAGGCCGGGCGGAGAGGGCTCCGCCCGGCCTTTCGTTTCAGCGATAGCCCGTCGTCAGTAGACGTAGCGGTTCACGACGCCTTCCAGATATTCCTGCCGGCCCGAACGGGGCTGCGGCTGGAGGCCGAGGCCGCGCTCGGCCACCGCC
Protein-coding regions in this window:
- a CDS encoding recombinase family protein codes for the protein MARIGYARVSTADQDLTLQVERLKAAGCTIVRSEKQSGKSMAGRDELETVLQFLREGDELVVVRLDRLGRSTRDVLNIVHDLDKAGASLRVLDPELTTSGDLGRIVVTVLGMVAEMEHRFILERQRAGIEAAKQRGIYKGRPRTAPNAEIRRRRAAGEGVTDIARALKVSRMTVYRALAPEGGEAAAGDGAGDGAPAPAAAPASPPPPAASPASPARTRRPPRRASPA